From the Octadecabacter antarcticus 307 genome, one window contains:
- the phnF gene encoding phosphonate metabolism transcriptional regulator PhnF encodes MTPRTPIWKAIATSLRSDIAEGLYVAGDKLPTEAVLATRFGVNRHTVRHALAALADESMVHARRGAGVFVTTTLTNYPIGRRVRFHQNLRAAGRTPAKKVLLLETRVAHASEAVALKLERGAQVHVYEGLSLSEGRPIALFRSVFPEIRFANLLTHLAADPSVTAALGQFGVSDYTRASTRVNAKLATATQALHLQISEHAPVLRTISLNVDTDDVPVEVGRTWFAGDKVTLTLADK; translated from the coding sequence ATGACCCCCCGCACCCCAATCTGGAAAGCCATTGCCACATCTTTACGAAGCGACATCGCAGAGGGGTTGTACGTTGCCGGTGACAAGTTACCGACTGAAGCTGTTCTGGCCACACGCTTTGGTGTTAACAGGCATACAGTGCGTCACGCGCTGGCAGCCTTGGCAGACGAAAGTATGGTACATGCGAGACGCGGTGCAGGCGTCTTTGTGACAACAACACTAACCAACTATCCGATTGGCCGGCGCGTGCGGTTCCACCAAAATCTGCGCGCGGCAGGGCGAACGCCAGCAAAGAAGGTTCTTTTACTAGAAACTCGGGTCGCGCATGCCTCTGAAGCAGTCGCCCTAAAATTGGAACGCGGGGCGCAAGTACATGTCTACGAGGGGCTATCGTTGTCAGAAGGTAGGCCCATCGCGTTATTTCGAAGCGTCTTTCCAGAAATACGGTTTGCAAACCTATTGACCCATCTTGCCGCAGACCCTTCAGTGACGGCGGCGCTTGGTCAGTTTGGTGTCTCGGATTACACGCGCGCATCAACACGGGTGAACGCGAAACTGGCAACGGCCACCCAAGCCTTGCATTTGCAGATATCTGAACACGCGCCCGTATTACGCACCATTAGTTTGAATGTGGACACGGACGACGTTCCTGTCGAAGTTGGGCGCACTTGGTTTGCGGGTGACAAAGTCACACTGACCCTCGCAGACAAATAA
- a CDS encoding LbetaH domain-containing protein has product MTRLKADVPFIHPDCEVTDATFGRYVEIGRGSRLAHCHVGDYSYCDRYADIANATVGKFSNIAAFVRVGATDHPMEKASLHHFHYRSPDYFDDATHDAAWFEHRRTRRTMIGHDTWLGHGAQVRPDVTIGHGAVVAGGAIVTKDVEPYTIVAGIPAVPLRTRYAAGIAERMIELAWWDWPHERLREALADFRDLSAEAFLERHEQQTTKNSVV; this is encoded by the coding sequence ATGACACGTCTCAAAGCTGATGTGCCATTCATTCACCCCGATTGTGAGGTAACAGATGCCACTTTTGGCCGATATGTCGAGATTGGGCGCGGCAGTCGTTTGGCCCACTGCCACGTGGGCGACTATTCTTACTGCGACCGCTACGCCGACATTGCCAATGCCACCGTGGGCAAATTCTCTAATATCGCAGCCTTTGTCCGAGTCGGTGCGACTGATCACCCCATGGAAAAGGCCAGCCTGCATCATTTTCACTATCGGTCACCCGACTACTTTGACGATGCAACTCACGATGCGGCTTGGTTCGAACACAGACGGACACGGCGCACAATGATTGGGCATGATACATGGCTGGGTCATGGGGCGCAGGTGCGACCAGATGTCACCATCGGTCATGGTGCAGTCGTGGCGGGCGGTGCCATTGTGACGAAAGATGTAGAACCCTACACGATTGTCGCTGGAATCCCTGCCGTCCCGCTGCGCACACGTTATGCAGCGGGCATCGCGGAAAGAATGATCGAATTGGCATGGTGGGACTGGCCCCATGAGCGTCTGCGAGAGGCGTTAGCTGATTTTCGCGATCTCAGCGCAGAGGCCTTCTTGGAGAGGCACGAACAGCAAACCACAAAAAATAGCGTAGTGTGA